A genome region from Pseudanabaena sp. Chao 1811 includes the following:
- a CDS encoding hybrid sensor histidine kinase/response regulator translates to MQHILVIEDEQGIRENIKEILSLEGFYVITAENGSVGVQMAKEDHPDLILCDVMMPELDGFGVLKALRRNSLTATIPVIFLTAKSSHSDMREGMELGADDYITKPFTPSELLKSIATRLEKYEVAKKESIAKLDVLRRNIANSLPHEMLTPLSGILGLSEIILSDYDFLSKDEILESVQNIYLSGQRLHRLARNFMLFAELEATAASYPTWKDDPDCSAVKDIIASAAYACAEKANRVDDLEMELEEAIVKILPKHLTKVIEEIVENAFKFSTAGSPVKVTSKVDVNAQVFNLYIVDHGRGMTDEQIANIGAYMQFERKHYEQQGNGLGLILAKRIAETYGGEFSIENILSNQTVVCIKLPM, encoded by the coding sequence ATGCAACATATTTTAGTCATTGAAGATGAACAGGGAATTCGAGAAAATATCAAAGAAATTTTATCGTTAGAAGGTTTCTATGTGATTACCGCAGAGAATGGATCTGTTGGCGTACAGATGGCAAAAGAAGACCATCCTGATTTGATTCTATGCGATGTGATGATGCCAGAATTAGATGGATTTGGTGTTTTAAAAGCATTACGACGCAATTCTTTGACCGCGACTATTCCCGTTATCTTTTTAACCGCAAAATCTTCCCATAGTGATATGCGCGAGGGTATGGAACTTGGCGCGGATGATTATATAACCAAACCATTTACACCTTCGGAGCTATTAAAATCTATTGCTACAAGGCTTGAGAAATATGAAGTAGCTAAGAAAGAAAGCATAGCTAAATTAGATGTATTAAGGCGTAATATTGCTAACTCACTGCCGCACGAAATGTTAACGCCATTGAGCGGCATTTTAGGATTATCAGAAATAATTCTTAGCGATTATGACTTTCTATCAAAGGATGAAATTCTAGAATCAGTTCAGAATATCTATCTCTCTGGACAACGGTTACATAGATTGGCGCGAAATTTTATGCTCTTTGCCGAGCTAGAAGCAACTGCCGCCAGTTACCCAACATGGAAAGATGATCCCGATTGCAGTGCAGTGAAAGACATCATTGCTTCTGCCGCTTATGCCTGTGCCGAAAAAGCAAATAGAGTAGATGATTTAGAGATGGAGTTAGAAGAGGCGATCGTCAAAATTTTGCCCAAACATCTCACTAAAGTAATTGAAGAAATTGTCGAAAATGCTTTTAAATTCTCCACGGCAGGTAGTCCTGTAAAGGTAACCAGCAAAGTAGATGTTAATGCACAAGTTTTTAATCTGTATATTGTCGATCATGGTAGAGGGATGACGGACGAACAAATAGCCAACATCGGCGCTTACATGCAGTTCGAGCGCAAACATTATGAGCAGCAAGGCAATGGTCTAGGCTTAATCTTGGCAAAACGTATTGCCGAAACATACGGGGGAGAATTTTCAATTGAAAATATCCTTTCCAATCAAACGGTGGTCTGTATTAAGTTGCCAATGTGA
- a CDS encoding EAL domain-containing response regulator — protein MNKILVIEDSVEVLDNIQQILELEGFLVITAANGSIGIEQAKQNCPDLIICDVMMPEVDGYGVLVALQQNITTSQIPFIFLTAKAEHQSVRQGIELGADDYLTKPFNPDELLRAIAIRLRKKSFAKQHYTQQLQQEIEAARQNLPFSTPSLSLEEIAIANALRQTLESPESNQLLLYYQPQVDLKTGEIIGAEALVRWQHPEYGFLFPDKFIPIAETTGLIVPLGNLVLQLACQQTKKWQSIRNNLSISVNVSAHQFSDANLKLTVQKVIRDNNLNANLLDLEITETTLIQDPQLTNDILNIFRSLGARVSIDDFGIGYSSLSYLQKFSLDTIKIDRSFVSNVDTNTGNAAIVQAVIEMAHKLNFNIVAEGVETRAELNFLRQHNCDIIQGYLFSKPLPVHEFEQLLISGRKLD, from the coding sequence ATGAATAAAATTCTGGTCATAGAGGACTCCGTTGAAGTTCTTGACAATATTCAGCAAATCCTTGAGCTAGAAGGTTTTCTTGTAATTACTGCTGCCAATGGGAGTATTGGTATTGAACAAGCCAAGCAAAATTGCCCTGATTTAATCATTTGTGATGTCATGATGCCTGAGGTTGATGGCTATGGCGTACTAGTAGCTTTACAACAGAACATTACAACTAGTCAAATCCCTTTTATCTTTTTAACAGCTAAGGCTGAACATCAAAGTGTTCGGCAAGGCATAGAACTCGGTGCAGATGACTATTTAACTAAGCCATTTAATCCCGATGAACTGCTGAGAGCGATCGCCATTCGGTTACGCAAAAAGTCTTTCGCAAAGCAGCACTATACCCAGCAACTACAACAAGAAATCGAGGCGGCTAGACAAAATTTACCTTTTTCTACACCAAGTTTGAGCTTAGAAGAGATTGCGATCGCCAACGCCCTCAGACAAACACTAGAAAGCCCAGAATCAAACCAATTGTTACTCTATTACCAACCTCAAGTCGATCTTAAAACTGGAGAAATTATTGGTGCTGAAGCATTAGTCCGCTGGCAACATCCAGAATATGGTTTTCTCTTTCCAGACAAATTTATACCGATCGCCGAAACAACTGGACTCATCGTCCCACTCGGAAATCTGGTACTACAACTTGCTTGTCAACAAACCAAAAAATGGCAGTCAATCCGCAATAATCTGTCAATATCAGTAAATGTATCGGCTCATCAATTCAGCGACGCAAATTTAAAACTGACAGTTCAGAAAGTCATTAGAGATAACAATCTCAATGCTAATTTATTAGATTTAGAAATCACAGAAACTACTCTAATTCAAGATCCTCAGTTAACGAATGACATTCTAAATATATTCCGAAGTCTAGGTGCTCGCGTATCTATTGATGATTTTGGTATTGGATATTCCTCTTTGAGCTATTTACAAAAGTTTTCGCTTGATACAATTAAAATCGATCGCAGTTTTGTCAGTAATGTTGACACGAATACAGGGAATGCCGCTATAGTGCAAGCCGTGATCGAAATGGCTCACAAGTTAAATTTCAATATTGTCGCTGAAGGCGTAGAAACAAGAGCAGAACTAAATTTCTTAAGACAACATAATTGTGACATTATTCAAGGATACTTATTTAGTAAACCTTTGCCTGTCCATGAATTTGAGCAATTATTGATATCAGGTCGGAAATTAGATTGA
- a CDS encoding CBS domain-containing protein — protein sequence MHTNSSSLNSFFSIDLAIDKYPLKVEPSTLVLDAIAFMGLSRSKCSLEETDCNRLNLLESRASCVIVIEDDQLVGIFTERDVVRLLANDVKLENIHIESVMTRSPIVLKRSQCRDIFAFVNLFQKHHIRHLPIVDDQGKFVGLVTQDSVRRNLQPVDLLRARSIAEIMSKQVVWALPSETITDLALKMTNHRVSCVVIIEDRRPIGIVTERDIVQFQALKLSLDAIEAHLVMSSPLFCLQPEQTLWIAHQEMQRRNIQRLVVTDNSGDLVGIVTQTSLLEVLQPKELYSVVEALQRQVARLESEKVQILEERNQELEKKVEARTAEVSTKLEREYLIASVSNQIRYALSIDSVLQTIVHGLRKLLKCDRVLIYQFQSSRKGIIISEDCANQEMSIINHQFSDTCFYNESSAESFKDDIRAINDIYTADLASCHVQLLERYSVKASVIVPISVNGKEQEVIPYLPGVFYKPQLLNEGFWGLLIAHQCDAPRSWKSGDLELLDQLSSQISISLQQTLAQAQNQAELLERKRAEAALKDSEELFRQLAENIQQVFYLTDIKNSSILYVSPSYENIWGKSCQSLYDNPRSYIESVYPSDREIVINAHQRKLLGENTAVEYRIIRPDGQVRWIFDRTFTIRDRNGEVYRVSGIADDISDRKNAELNLKQLNQELESRVAERTHDLQSQLAAIEASTDGIAIINEQGEYTFINAAHLEIFGCQDAGEVIGKTWKVFYYPEEIERMEKEVFPIIEANQKWRGEAIAKRRDGSTFVEELSLTMVKGIGLICVCRDGTERKQMEESIRQALAKEQELSELRSSFISIASHEFRTPLTVISSSSVILETYSDRLSEEKKKIHLQRINSSVNHMVHLLDDVLTINRAEANKLEFKPKTVDLVSFCQNLIAELQITTTKHKLIFAVLQNNEIEPTLTSLDAYCDIKLLRQILTNLLSNAIKYSPQGGIVHLRLTQQDKNLTLQIQDSGIGIPIDSQSQLFSSFYRAENVGNISGTGLGLSIVKKCVDLHNGLITIDSQEGKGTTFNVTIPFLLG from the coding sequence ATGCATACTAATTCATCTTCTCTAAATTCTTTTTTCTCAATCGATCTCGCAATTGACAAATATCCACTCAAAGTTGAGCCGAGTACTCTTGTCTTAGATGCGATCGCCTTTATGGGTCTATCCCGCAGTAAATGCTCACTAGAAGAAACAGACTGTAATCGATTAAATTTATTAGAATCGAGAGCTAGTTGTGTCATAGTCATCGAAGACGATCAGCTAGTTGGCATCTTTACAGAACGAGATGTTGTTAGACTACTAGCCAATGATGTCAAACTAGAGAATATCCATATTGAATCAGTCATGACTCGATCTCCAATCGTCTTAAAGCGATCGCAATGTCGTGATATTTTTGCATTTGTAAATTTATTCCAAAAACATCATATTCGGCATTTGCCAATTGTTGACGATCAAGGCAAGTTTGTAGGACTAGTCACCCAAGATAGTGTACGGCGCAATTTACAGCCAGTGGATTTATTAAGGGCGAGATCTATTGCCGAAATTATGTCGAAACAGGTGGTTTGGGCATTACCAAGTGAAACGATTACTGACCTAGCACTAAAAATGACTAACCATCGAGTTAGTTGTGTAGTTATCATCGAAGACCGTCGTCCCATCGGCATCGTCACCGAACGTGATATCGTCCAATTTCAGGCTCTGAAGTTATCTTTAGATGCAATTGAAGCTCACTTAGTCATGAGTTCGCCATTGTTTTGTCTCCAACCCGAACAAACTCTTTGGATTGCCCACCAAGAAATGCAACGCCGTAATATTCAGCGCTTAGTGGTCACAGACAATTCGGGCGATTTAGTGGGGATCGTCACCCAAACTAGCTTACTAGAAGTACTACAGCCAAAAGAACTTTATAGTGTCGTAGAAGCTTTGCAACGCCAAGTTGCAAGATTAGAATCGGAAAAAGTGCAAATCTTAGAAGAGCGGAACCAAGAACTAGAAAAAAAAGTTGAAGCTCGCACAGCCGAAGTATCAACAAAGTTAGAGCGCGAATATCTTATTGCTAGTGTATCCAACCAAATCCGCTATGCCCTGAGCATTGACAGCGTATTGCAAACAATTGTGCATGGGTTGCGGAAGTTGCTTAAATGCGATCGCGTATTGATATATCAGTTTCAGTCATCACGAAAAGGGATAATCATCTCAGAGGATTGTGCGAACCAAGAGATGAGCATTATCAATCATCAATTTTCTGACACCTGCTTTTATAACGAAAGTTCCGCTGAGTCCTTTAAAGATGACATACGAGCAATTAATGATATTTACACAGCAGATCTGGCAAGTTGTCATGTGCAATTACTAGAGAGATATTCTGTAAAAGCAAGCGTAATTGTGCCCATTTCAGTTAATGGAAAAGAACAGGAAGTAATCCCTTATTTACCAGGTGTTTTTTACAAGCCACAACTTTTGAATGAAGGATTCTGGGGATTATTAATCGCGCACCAATGTGATGCTCCAAGATCTTGGAAGTCTGGAGACTTAGAGCTACTGGATCAGTTGTCATCACAAATTTCCATCTCTTTGCAACAGACCTTAGCACAAGCCCAAAATCAAGCGGAATTATTAGAAAGAAAACGGGCTGAAGCGGCGTTAAAAGATAGCGAAGAACTCTTTCGCCAATTAGCAGAAAATATTCAGCAGGTATTTTATCTTACGGATATCAAAAACTCTAGTATTCTCTATGTTAGCCCCAGCTACGAGAATATCTGGGGGAAATCTTGCCAAAGTCTCTACGATAATCCGCGTTCCTATATCGAATCAGTGTATCCATCGGATCGGGAAATAGTGATTAATGCCCATCAACGTAAACTCTTGGGCGAAAACACAGCAGTAGAATATCGCATTATCCGACCTGATGGACAGGTTCGTTGGATTTTTGATCGTACTTTTACAATTCGCGATCGCAATGGTGAAGTATACCGCGTGAGTGGTATTGCCGATGATATTAGCGATCGCAAAAATGCCGAACTAAATCTCAAACAACTTAATCAAGAACTAGAATCGAGAGTCGCAGAGCGAACCCATGATTTGCAAAGTCAACTGGCGGCGATTGAAGCCAGTACTGACGGAATTGCAATCATTAATGAACAAGGCGAATATACTTTTATTAATGCTGCCCATCTGGAGATATTTGGTTGTCAAGATGCTGGCGAAGTAATAGGCAAAACTTGGAAAGTATTTTACTATCCTGAAGAAATTGAACGGATGGAAAAAGAAGTTTTTCCAATAATTGAGGCGAATCAAAAGTGGCGAGGGGAAGCGATCGCCAAACGCCGTGATGGTAGCACATTTGTAGAAGAGCTATCACTCACGATGGTAAAAGGTATTGGATTGATCTGTGTCTGTCGAGATGGTACAGAGCGAAAACAAATGGAGGAAAGTATTCGTCAAGCTTTAGCCAAAGAGCAGGAACTAAGCGAACTACGCTCTAGTTTTATTTCAATCGCATCCCATGAGTTTCGCACACCCCTGACTGTCATTTCTTCCTCATCAGTAATTCTCGAAACCTATAGTGATCGCCTAAGCGAAGAAAAGAAGAAAATCCATCTTCAACGTATAAATTCAAGCGTTAACCATATGGTGCATCTATTAGATGATGTCCTAACAATAAATCGAGCAGAAGCAAATAAACTAGAATTTAAGCCCAAAACAGTTGATTTGGTTTCTTTCTGTCAAAATCTTATTGCAGAACTCCAGATAACTACGACAAAGCACAAACTTATATTCGCGGTCTTGCAAAATAACGAGATAGAACCAACCTTAACCAGTCTTGATGCTTATTGTGACATCAAGTTACTAAGACAAATTCTCACGAATCTGTTGAGTAACGCGATTAAATATTCTCCCCAAGGTGGAATTGTTCATTTACGTCTAACCCAACAAGACAAAAACCTAACTTTACAAATTCAAGATAGTGGCATTGGTATTCCTATAGATTCTCAATCCCAATTATTTAGTTCTTTTTATCGAGCTGAAAACGTAGGCAATATTTCTGGGACTGGATTAGGTTTATCGATTGTAAAAAAATGTGTAGATTTGCATAATGGATTGATTACAATAGATAGTCAAGAAGGTAAAGGTACTACTTTTAATGTGACTATTCCATTTTTACTTGGCTGA